The following are encoded together in the Williamwhitmania taraxaci genome:
- a CDS encoding cobyric acid synthase produces MSMKLQPLMILGTGSDVGKSVVAAAFCRIFRQDGYTPAPFKAQNMALNSFATPEGLEIGRAQAMQAEAAGIPCHTDMNPVLLKPTADHMCQVVLNGKPIGNRSAYEYFNGDGRAELWQAATSAFDRLQDQFNPIVLEGAGSISELNLWDRDIVNLPMGEYAHAACILVADIDRGGVFGSLYGSIMLLPDHYRKLVKGIIINKFRGDMRLFEDGRKMIEELCGIPVLGVIPHFMDIKLDEEDSVMLTQKSRSAAKGKVNVAVVLLRHMSNFTDFNALESDERINLYYVSEPEQLAEADAIIVPGTKNTIADLLDLRSRGLAAAIIAHHQAGKSVVGICGGFQMMGRTISDPLGVEAGILEVPGLAILPVDTVMEAEKVTRQVEFRFRGGEERCTGYEIHMGRTTGSPQSVNTLADGTVDGCWLSNGCYGTYMHGIFDNRSVVDALVAPFTNQKSAAQSYACFKEQEYDKLADHFRRNLDMERVYETMRQ; encoded by the coding sequence ATTTCAATGAAATTACAACCGTTAATGATACTGGGCACCGGCAGCGACGTAGGGAAAAGCGTTGTTGCTGCCGCCTTCTGCCGCATATTCAGGCAAGATGGCTACACCCCGGCTCCCTTTAAGGCGCAGAACATGGCGCTCAACTCCTTTGCCACCCCCGAAGGGCTGGAGATAGGTCGCGCGCAGGCCATGCAGGCCGAGGCCGCGGGCATTCCCTGCCACACCGATATGAATCCGGTGCTGCTCAAACCCACGGCCGACCATATGTGCCAGGTCGTGCTCAACGGAAAGCCCATTGGCAACCGCAGCGCCTACGAATACTTCAACGGCGACGGGCGTGCCGAGCTTTGGCAAGCGGCTACCTCTGCTTTCGATAGGCTACAGGATCAATTCAATCCTATTGTGCTCGAGGGGGCGGGGAGCATCTCCGAACTCAACCTGTGGGATCGCGATATTGTAAACCTTCCCATGGGGGAATATGCTCACGCCGCCTGCATCCTTGTGGCCGATATCGATCGCGGTGGCGTCTTTGGCAGCCTCTACGGCTCCATTATGCTGCTGCCCGACCACTACCGCAAGCTGGTGAAGGGGATCATCATTAATAAATTCCGCGGCGATATGCGCCTCTTTGAGGATGGCCGAAAAATGATAGAGGAACTCTGCGGAATCCCTGTGCTAGGCGTTATTCCTCACTTCATGGATATAAAGCTCGACGAGGAGGACTCGGTGATGCTTACCCAGAAGAGTAGGAGCGCTGCCAAGGGAAAGGTAAACGTTGCGGTGGTGCTGCTGCGCCACATGAGCAACTTCACCGACTTTAACGCGCTGGAATCGGACGAGCGCATCAACCTTTACTACGTCTCCGAGCCAGAGCAGCTGGCCGAGGCCGATGCTATAATCGTTCCCGGAACCAAGAACACCATTGCCGATCTGCTCGACCTGCGCAGCCGAGGCCTTGCAGCGGCCATCATTGCGCATCACCAGGCGGGAAAAAGCGTGGTGGGCATCTGTGGGGGCTTCCAAATGATGGGGCGCACCATCTCCGATCCGCTTGGGGTGGAGGCAGGCATTTTAGAAGTGCCGGGCTTGGCAATTCTTCCCGTCGATACCGTTATGGAGGCCGAAAAGGTGACGCGGCAGGTAGAGTTTCGCTTTCGTGGTGGAGAAGAGCGCTGCACCGGCTACGAAATTCACATGGGGCGCACCACCGGTAGCCCTCAATCGGTAAATACGCTGGCCGATGGCACGGTCGATGGCTGCTGGCTCTCCAACGGCTGCTACGGAACTTACATGCATGGCATCTTCGACAATCGTTCGGTAGTCGATGCGCTCGTTGCACCTTTTACTAACCAAAAATCGGCGGCTCAATCTTACGCTTGCTTCAAGGAACAGGAGTATGATAAGCTGGCCGACCATTTTCGCCGGAATTTGGATATGGAGAGGGTGTATGAGACAATGAGACAATGA
- a CDS encoding aminotransferase class I/II-fold pyridoxal phosphate-dependent enzyme, giving the protein MLYGHGDDIYSSKREVAANFSTNVWWGTPYQLLWNHLSTQLPLLASYPHPSAADLGNVLANQAGIDGNRVVVTNGATEAFYLIARCFSRRRAAIVVPTFMEYEDACRLNDVDVSFISRASFFEGKLGDANLVWLCNPNNPTGEVSSAEAILEIIGRFPQITFVVDQAYAAFCAEPPIHPKEANCFPNLILVESLTKCYGIPGIRLGYLIADKVQCEAIQAQRMPWSVNALAIEAGKFIAANRESFEVPLGELFALRNKLMNDIAMVDGFEVLPTAASFFLVKINREGLNAPQLKDMLLSEHGILVRDASNFRGIADTNHIRIATRSSFENSLLVNALKEL; this is encoded by the coding sequence ATGCTCTACGGTCACGGCGACGATATTTATTCCTCTAAGCGCGAAGTTGCAGCCAACTTCAGCACCAACGTTTGGTGGGGAACTCCCTACCAGCTGCTTTGGAATCATCTCTCCACGCAATTACCATTGCTTGCATCCTATCCGCACCCTTCGGCTGCCGACTTGGGCAATGTGCTGGCCAATCAGGCAGGTATCGATGGCAATAGAGTAGTAGTAACCAACGGAGCCACCGAAGCATTCTACCTTATTGCCCGCTGCTTTAGCCGACGGAGAGCCGCAATTGTGGTTCCCACCTTTATGGAGTACGAAGATGCTTGCCGGCTCAACGATGTTGATGTTTCATTCATTTCACGCGCAAGTTTCTTTGAAGGAAAGCTTGGCGATGCTAACCTTGTTTGGCTCTGCAACCCCAACAATCCAACTGGCGAGGTTTCTAGCGCCGAAGCTATTCTGGAAATAATTGGACGCTTTCCTCAAATCACCTTCGTGGTCGATCAAGCCTACGCCGCCTTTTGCGCCGAGCCACCCATTCACCCGAAAGAAGCCAACTGTTTTCCCAACCTTATACTGGTGGAGTCGCTCACCAAGTGCTACGGCATTCCCGGCATTCGTCTGGGTTACCTTATTGCCGATAAAGTGCAGTGCGAGGCCATTCAGGCGCAGCGCATGCCCTGGAGCGTGAATGCCTTGGCCATTGAGGCAGGAAAGTTTATTGCTGCCAATAGGGAATCGTTTGAAGTTCCGCTTGGCGAGCTCTTCGCGTTGCGCAACAAGCTTATGAATGATATTGCGATGGTCGATGGCTTTGAGGTTTTGCCAACCGCAGCCAGCTTTTTTCTGGTAAAGATTAATCGAGAGGGATTAAATGCCCCTCAGTTGAAGGATATGCTGCTGAGTGAGCACGGCATACTGGTGCGCGATGCCTCCAACTTTCGGGGAATCGCCGATACCAACCATATCCGCATTGCCACCCGAAGCAGCTTCGAGAATAGTTTGCTTGTGAATGCACTTAAAGAGTTATAG
- the cbiB gene encoding adenosylcobinamide-phosphate synthase CbiB — protein sequence MLNDIPLPIIALLPLAIGYMLDLMLGDPERWPHVVRLFGNAIAFGEQKLNRGAFQFTKGAVMTVLLIAITYLFFFVADKLLCNYPIVWLAWSSLFCFWGLGNKNLIDEGRGVWRALALGLDAGRKQLSRIVGRNTETLSAKKVKLAVLETLSENLSDGVVAPIFFFALGGVPAMMAYKMVNTLDSMVGYRNPRYELFGKCAARLDDIANFIPARITALLMVLVSLSGRGLRFIFMYGHAHKSPNSGYPEAALAGILNIRFGGTSTKGGEVVEKPFIGKVDREPNDADFTRAAWINHAVAFLAVVVVVGCSFLGVTGFI from the coding sequence ATGCTAAATGATATTCCATTGCCGATTATTGCGCTCCTGCCGCTTGCCATCGGTTATATGCTCGATTTAATGCTTGGCGACCCCGAGCGATGGCCGCATGTGGTGAGGCTATTTGGTAATGCAATTGCCTTTGGGGAGCAAAAGTTGAACCGTGGAGCGTTCCAGTTTACTAAAGGTGCTGTTATGACTGTTCTGCTCATTGCTATTACCTACCTCTTTTTCTTTGTGGCCGATAAGCTGTTGTGCAACTATCCCATTGTCTGGCTTGCATGGAGCAGCCTATTCTGCTTTTGGGGTCTCGGCAACAAGAATCTTATTGATGAAGGGCGTGGTGTATGGAGGGCTTTAGCCCTTGGGCTCGATGCAGGGCGAAAACAGCTAAGCCGAATAGTGGGGCGAAACACCGAAACGCTTTCGGCCAAGAAGGTAAAGCTGGCAGTGCTCGAAACCCTCTCCGAGAACCTTAGCGATGGGGTAGTAGCACCCATCTTCTTCTTCGCCTTGGGTGGTGTTCCAGCCATGATGGCCTACAAAATGGTAAATACGCTCGATAGCATGGTAGGATATCGAAACCCTCGCTACGAACTGTTTGGTAAGTGTGCTGCTCGCCTCGACGATATTGCAAATTTTATCCCTGCACGCATTACGGCGCTGCTTATGGTGCTCGTTTCGCTTAGTGGGAGAGGACTTCGTTTTATTTTTATGTATGGTCACGCACATAAGAGCCCAAACTCCGGCTATCCCGAGGCAGCCTTGGCAGGTATTCTCAACATCCGGTTTGGTGGCACATCCACCAAGGGCGGCGAAGTAGTAGAAAAGCCATTTATCGGCAAAGTCGATCGAGAACCTAACGATGCTGACTTTACCCGTGCAGCTTGGATTAATCATGCAGTGGCTTTTCTTGCAGTAGTGGTAGTTGTAGGATGTAGTTTTTTAGGAGTTACGGGATTCATCTAA
- a CDS encoding AAA family ATPase, whose product MPRIIITGGPGTGKSSLLAALEQKGYPCFPEVSRIIIAEQQATGGNLFPWGNISAFSKECYVRMQAQLADSFTDISFFDRGIPDIIAYLRRYGSAIPAVYFQAKEHYSSTVLVCPPWPEIFCNDHQRPESFDETCLLNHHLCETYTAMGFSILEIPKVGIAERVDWVLKTIRNTL is encoded by the coding sequence ATGCCTCGCATAATAATCACCGGTGGACCCGGCACAGGAAAGAGCAGCTTACTTGCAGCGCTGGAGCAGAAGGGATATCCCTGCTTTCCAGAAGTATCGCGCATCATTATTGCCGAGCAGCAAGCAACAGGTGGCAATCTGTTTCCATGGGGAAATATATCGGCTTTTTCCAAAGAGTGCTACGTCCGAATGCAAGCGCAGCTGGCGGATTCGTTCACCGATATCTCCTTTTTCGACAGAGGAATTCCCGATATTATTGCCTATTTGCGCCGTTACGGAAGCGCTATTCCTGCTGTGTATTTTCAAGCCAAGGAGCATTACTCCTCCACTGTTTTGGTTTGCCCTCCGTGGCCCGAGATATTTTGTAACGATCACCAACGGCCCGAGAGTTTTGACGAGACCTGCTTGTTGAACCATCACCTTTGTGAAACATATACTGCTATGGGCTTTTCCATCCTGGAAATACCTAAAGTCGGCATTGCCGAAAGGGTGGATTGGGTGCTGAAAACTATCCGTAATACGCTTTGA
- a CDS encoding GNAT family N-acetyltransferase: MNATIFEFGAPHDIAFFESRLSGKAHYVIVAYADEFPVGYMIAYDRDSDGSFYCWMAGVTPEYRRSGIVSMLMSELERVAASKGYKWVTIKTRNNHRQMLSFLVKAGFNFTAVVERPATKDNRVLLEKRISR, translated from the coding sequence GTGAATGCCACCATTTTTGAATTTGGAGCACCTCACGATATTGCTTTTTTCGAATCCCGATTAAGTGGTAAGGCCCATTACGTGATAGTTGCCTATGCCGATGAGTTCCCGGTGGGGTATATGATTGCCTACGATAGGGATTCCGATGGATCATTCTACTGCTGGATGGCCGGAGTTACTCCGGAGTATCGAAGGAGTGGAATAGTTAGTATGTTGATGTCGGAGTTGGAACGGGTTGCCGCATCAAAGGGGTATAAGTGGGTAACCATAAAAACAAGGAACAACCACCGTCAGATGCTATCCTTTCTGGTAAAGGCTGGCTTTAACTTTACTGCGGTCGTGGAGCGTCCCGCCACAAAGGACAACCGAGTTTTGTTGGAGAAGCGAATTTCAAGATAG
- a CDS encoding ABC transporter substrate-binding protein, whose protein sequence is MKITFLGRRYILLFAAVLLFAGCHSNQSKPKQGREVSLRYAKLFRIWEYDGYKIAEVRNPWDTTQLLKRYILAANPNSLTDSLKSVAISVPVQTLACVFSTHVCLANRLNVVNRITAVSELKYINNKAIRAQVAAGKTLEMGPSHSINMDILLKVNPNVLFVSPFKDNKYGAVEASGIPLAIDCSYMEEHPLARAEWLKFMALFVGKEAEANTIFDTIAHRYERLAAISRTVAVKATVFSGKPFKEIWYMPSGQSYAARFMSDAGLSYLWADVKESGSQPLDFESVYAKAAKADLWLMHENYQGKFNYARLAEENPCFADFAAFKKHRIIFCNTYDNDYYEEGLLEPDVILADILSLAHPELKLNHTPKYYHWMEQ, encoded by the coding sequence ATGAAAATAACTTTTCTAGGTAGGAGATATATCCTACTCTTTGCAGCAGTGCTGCTTTTTGCCGGTTGCCATTCAAACCAATCCAAGCCTAAGCAAGGTCGTGAGGTATCTTTGCGCTATGCCAAACTCTTCCGTATTTGGGAATACGATGGCTATAAGATTGCCGAAGTTCGGAATCCTTGGGACACTACCCAGCTGCTTAAGCGATACATTCTGGCAGCAAATCCTAATTCCTTAACCGATAGCCTGAAATCGGTGGCTATAAGCGTACCTGTTCAGACTTTGGCCTGTGTTTTTAGCACCCATGTGTGCTTAGCCAATCGGTTGAACGTGGTGAATAGGATTACAGCCGTAAGCGAGCTGAAGTATATCAATAATAAAGCCATTCGAGCACAGGTTGCTGCGGGAAAAACCCTCGAAATGGGTCCGTCCCACAGCATCAACATGGATATTCTGCTAAAGGTTAATCCTAATGTGCTATTTGTATCTCCCTTCAAGGATAATAAGTATGGCGCAGTAGAGGCCTCAGGGATTCCGTTGGCTATCGATTGCAGCTACATGGAGGAGCATCCGCTTGCAAGGGCTGAGTGGCTTAAGTTTATGGCTCTGTTTGTGGGAAAAGAGGCCGAGGCCAACACGATATTTGATACCATTGCTCACCGCTACGAAAGGCTTGCTGCCATAAGCCGAACCGTAGCGGTGAAAGCAACGGTATTCTCGGGAAAACCGTTTAAGGAGATTTGGTATATGCCAAGCGGGCAAAGCTATGCCGCCCGTTTTATGTCCGATGCAGGTCTTTCCTACCTATGGGCCGATGTGAAGGAGTCTGGCTCACAACCCCTCGACTTTGAATCGGTGTATGCCAAAGCCGCCAAAGCCGATCTCTGGCTGATGCACGAGAATTACCAAGGAAAGTTTAACTACGCTAGATTGGCCGAGGAGAATCCTTGCTTTGCCGACTTTGCCGCATTCAAGAAGCATCGAATCATCTTCTGCAACACCTACGATAACGACTACTACGAGGAGGGGCTCCTCGAACCTGACGTTATCCTAGCCGATATCCTCTCCTTGGCTCATCCCGAACTGAAGTTGAATCATACGCCTAAGTATTACCATTGGATGGAGCAGTAG
- a CDS encoding TonB-dependent receptor plug domain-containing protein yields MKRFFQIIVMIVAASGFVRGEQLSDTISIQEVTVSSFRKQIARDRLPQKVEVITREQIERAGTSDISDILKKEGGLDVIQYPGMLSGVGIRGFRPATSGLNQRVLVLIDGRPSASTNLAMIDLTGVERVEIIKGPASAIYGPQAVGGVVNIITRKSSGKLQGKGTVGYGSFQQTEASAQVGGTISGPVDFDFSLNRYQRNKNYKIGKNNLFRDALGFDEISSYFSKGDSTMVETDDRGDGDVRPNTKYTRYGSRGRIGVQLSSDWRLDFSVDGVFADDVEDPGDIKDGSNKPGLKDVSRLSSDISLTGKLAPTNTLTLRVFYGFQLAKNMTTYEGVPSALIHPYKSYNETTAWKGVQVTDMVTMGSNTFFFGLENNQSNFDSRRFKKDGSRVAPYKPNYSFITTGVFAQGNINLVADKLFILGGVRFDNIQYKVFETELMTYKERSENNQFFSPSLGLRYQVLPGLNLKGTVGYGFSPADIYSVAGYNEVFSKKPKHVTIYAGNAELKNMESLTRELGVTYGDKAGLWSAELSYFWTTYKNNSIEKFIPATSLELTASGDTIDARVNYQNAPSNTIQGLESSGSFDFGKLAGWNSSLQLWASYSHLFTANEVADEYGIGQTTRKMLNVAMDNLRTGISFDDSKNLYASLSFRYVGDRFDRNWNYWDRYVETTYANYMVADFVTGYRFLKHHELSLSVNNLTDENYYEKRGYNMPGRSFWIRYSFKF; encoded by the coding sequence ATGAAACGTTTTTTTCAGATAATAGTAATGATTGTCGCTGCATCGGGATTCGTTCGCGGAGAGCAGCTATCCGATACTATCTCCATACAGGAGGTAACCGTATCATCTTTTCGTAAGCAAATCGCTCGGGATCGTCTCCCGCAAAAGGTCGAAGTTATTACCCGTGAACAAATTGAAAGAGCTGGAACCTCCGATATCTCCGACATCCTGAAAAAGGAGGGTGGCTTGGATGTAATCCAATATCCAGGTATGCTTTCAGGTGTTGGTATTCGTGGTTTTCGTCCGGCTACAAGCGGTCTCAACCAGCGCGTGCTGGTGCTCATCGATGGTCGTCCATCGGCTTCCACGAACCTTGCCATGATCGACCTTACGGGAGTGGAAAGGGTCGAAATTATTAAGGGTCCCGCCTCGGCCATATACGGCCCACAGGCAGTGGGTGGGGTTGTTAACATCATCACTCGCAAGTCGAGCGGAAAATTGCAGGGTAAGGGCACGGTTGGTTATGGCTCTTTTCAACAAACCGAAGCTTCGGCTCAGGTTGGCGGAACCATTTCTGGCCCTGTCGATTTCGACTTCAGCCTAAACCGCTATCAGCGAAACAAGAACTATAAAATTGGCAAGAACAATCTCTTCCGCGATGCTCTTGGTTTCGACGAAATAAGCAGCTATTTTTCCAAGGGCGACTCCACTATGGTCGAAACCGACGACCGTGGCGATGGCGATGTTCGACCCAACACCAAGTATACTCGCTATGGAAGCCGCGGAAGGATTGGCGTGCAGCTCTCCTCCGATTGGCGTCTCGATTTTTCCGTAGATGGAGTTTTTGCCGATGATGTTGAGGATCCCGGCGATATAAAGGATGGCTCTAACAAACCTGGACTAAAAGACGTATCGCGCCTGAGCAGTGATATTTCGCTTACAGGCAAACTTGCGCCAACCAATACACTTACACTGCGCGTTTTTTATGGTTTTCAGCTGGCTAAAAACATGACTACTTACGAAGGGGTTCCTTCTGCGCTGATTCACCCATATAAGTCATACAACGAAACAACCGCTTGGAAGGGCGTGCAGGTTACCGACATGGTAACCATGGGGAGTAATACCTTCTTTTTCGGGCTGGAGAACAACCAAAGCAATTTCGATTCCCGTCGCTTCAAAAAGGATGGCTCCCGAGTGGCTCCCTACAAGCCAAACTATTCCTTTATTACCACCGGGGTGTTTGCTCAAGGCAACATCAACCTGGTGGCCGATAAGCTATTTATCTTGGGTGGAGTTCGTTTCGATAACATTCAGTATAAGGTTTTCGAAACCGAGTTGATGACCTACAAGGAGCGAAGCGAGAACAACCAGTTCTTTAGCCCCAGCCTCGGGTTGCGCTATCAGGTTCTCCCCGGATTAAACCTTAAGGGAACCGTTGGCTATGGCTTTTCACCCGCCGATATCTACTCGGTGGCAGGGTACAATGAGGTGTTTTCCAAAAAGCCGAAACATGTAACAATTTACGCAGGCAATGCGGAGCTTAAAAATATGGAGAGCCTTACACGCGAGTTGGGCGTTACCTATGGCGATAAGGCCGGACTTTGGAGTGCTGAGCTATCCTACTTCTGGACTACCTACAAGAACAACTCTATTGAGAAGTTTATTCCGGCTACAAGCCTTGAACTAACAGCCAGTGGCGATACCATTGATGCTCGGGTCAACTATCAAAATGCCCCTTCAAATACAATTCAAGGGTTGGAGAGCAGTGGCTCATTCGATTTTGGTAAGCTGGCCGGATGGAACTCCTCTTTGCAGCTGTGGGCTTCTTACAGCCACCTGTTTACCGCCAACGAGGTAGCCGATGAGTATGGCATTGGGCAAACTACCCGAAAGATGCTCAACGTGGCCATGGATAATCTTCGCACTGGTATTTCCTTCGATGATAGCAAAAACCTCTATGCAAGCCTAAGTTTCCGCTACGTAGGCGACCGTTTCGATCGTAACTGGAACTACTGGGATCGCTACGTGGAGACCACTTATGCCAACTATATGGTGGCCGATTTTGTGACTGGGTATCGGTTCCTAAAACACCACGAGTTAAGCCTTTCTGTGAATAACCTTACCGACGAAAACTACTACGAAAAGCGGGGATACAACATGCCAGGACGTAGCTTCTGGATTCGTTACTCTTTCAAATTCTAA
- the cobT gene encoding nicotinate-nucleotide--dimethylbenzimidazole phosphoribosyltransferase, protein MKLTIAPLSNVLTESLLSKIDNKTKPVGSLGLLERLALQVGRIQNTLTPAIKHPVMFTVAADHGITDEGVSPCPTDITWQQCLNFLNGGGGINVFTRHAGMDFYLVDAGVKFTFEPHAKLIDAKVRFGSRNFAKEPALTRAECQQAMRNGGEIVQKVFNEGCNTVGFGEMGIGNTSPASVLLSIFAKIPLDETVGAGSGLDKFGVGHKLHVLKTAVEKHGIPTDPIDVLSTYGGLEIATIAGGMLKAAELGMVILVDGYITTSALLAAHAINPFVVDYCIFGHQSMEPGHKKMIDFLGGEAVLKLDMRLGEGTGAALSLHIVDAALKFLNEMASFEMASVTSTTHIRGIEKCEL, encoded by the coding sequence ATGAAACTAACCATCGCACCTCTAAGTAATGTGCTAACAGAATCGCTGTTGTCGAAGATTGATAACAAAACCAAGCCTGTTGGTTCCTTGGGCCTTTTAGAGCGTCTAGCACTTCAAGTGGGGCGCATTCAAAATACCCTAACCCCGGCAATTAAGCATCCGGTTATGTTTACCGTGGCGGCCGATCATGGCATCACCGATGAGGGCGTGAGCCCTTGTCCAACCGATATCACCTGGCAGCAATGCCTCAACTTTCTCAATGGTGGAGGCGGTATTAACGTTTTTACTCGCCATGCGGGTATGGATTTTTATCTGGTAGATGCTGGGGTAAAGTTCACCTTTGAGCCGCACGCCAAGCTTATCGATGCTAAGGTCCGCTTTGGTTCGCGCAACTTTGCCAAGGAGCCTGCCCTTACCCGTGCCGAGTGCCAACAGGCAATGAGGAATGGTGGGGAGATTGTTCAGAAGGTATTCAACGAGGGCTGCAACACTGTTGGGTTTGGTGAGATGGGTATTGGTAATACTAGTCCGGCATCGGTGCTGCTTTCAATCTTCGCAAAGATTCCTTTGGACGAAACGGTGGGTGCCGGCTCGGGTCTCGATAAGTTTGGTGTGGGGCACAAGCTACACGTGCTTAAAACAGCGGTAGAAAAGCATGGGATTCCTACCGATCCAATTGATGTGCTTTCCACCTACGGAGGTTTGGAGATTGCCACCATTGCCGGCGGAATGCTAAAGGCAGCCGAGCTGGGCATGGTAATTCTGGTGGATGGCTACATTACCACCTCTGCACTGTTGGCAGCACATGCCATCAATCCATTTGTTGTAGATTACTGCATATTTGGACATCAGAGCATGGAGCCGGGACATAAGAAGATGATTGACTTCCTTGGCGGTGAGGCGGTTCTTAAACTCGATATGCGCCTAGGTGAGGGCACCGGTGCTGCTCTATCGCTCCATATTGTTGACGCTGCGCTGAAGTTCCTGAACGAAATGGCTTCCTTCGAAATGGCCTCAGTTACCAGCACCACCCATATTCGTGGAATAGAAAAATGTGAATTGTAA
- a CDS encoding adenosylcobinamide-GDP ribazoletransferase translates to MLKRELKIFFTSLMFFTRLPVWRLSEFTQDTHNKASRYLPMVGWIVGGVAALVFWLAAQVLPMNVAVLLSMASTILLTGAFHEDGFSDVCDGFGGGYTPEQMLTIMKDSRVGAYGVIGTFFILGLKWAALVAIPVSLIPIALVAGHSISRMFAMLVIATADYVKENPGSKSKPLAHRLGAGELVFAIITGLLPLLLLPWLISLSLVLVLLTFIGFRAYILKKLNGYSGDCLGAMQQITEVVFYLGVIVLLR, encoded by the coding sequence ATGCTAAAACGTGAACTAAAAATATTCTTCACTTCCCTAATGTTCTTCACCCGCCTTCCCGTATGGAGGCTGTCGGAGTTTACTCAGGACACCCACAACAAAGCATCACGGTACCTGCCCATGGTGGGATGGATTGTTGGGGGAGTTGCTGCGCTCGTTTTCTGGCTTGCAGCGCAGGTGTTGCCTATGAATGTTGCCGTATTGCTAAGCATGGCTTCTACCATTTTGCTAACTGGTGCTTTTCACGAAGATGGTTTCTCCGATGTGTGCGATGGCTTTGGTGGCGGCTACACTCCCGAGCAAATGCTCACCATAATGAAGGATAGCCGTGTGGGTGCATATGGGGTAATTGGAACTTTCTTTATTCTTGGGTTGAAGTGGGCCGCGCTTGTGGCTATTCCTGTTTCGCTTATTCCCATTGCCCTTGTGGCAGGGCATAGCATTAGCCGAATGTTTGCAATGCTGGTAATTGCCACCGCCGATTACGTAAAGGAGAATCCGGGTAGCAAGTCCAAACCGCTTGCCCATCGACTGGGGGCAGGAGAGCTGGTTTTTGCAATAATAACTGGCCTATTGCCGTTGCTTCTGTTGCCCTGGCTAATATCCCTTTCGCTAGTTTTGGTATTGCTTACTTTCATTGGGTTTCGGGCCTATATTCTCAAGAAGCTAAATGGCTACTCCGGCGATTGCCTCGGTGCCATGCAGCAAATTACCGAGGTGGTGTTTTATTTGGGAGTAATTGTTCTCCTTCGGTAG
- the cobC gene encoding alpha-ribazole phosphatase family protein, with protein MKQIFLIRHFKCANADGLCYGQTDLLPDAGFDDSLASLRATLLGFEVEKVVSSPLSRCLLIAEELDSSSPVSIEPCLMEIDFGRWENKLWTDIPRHELDTWGTSFMDCAPHGGETFRQLYNRTWAAFQEVRQLPYNRIAVVTHAGPIRAILAGLLEMPLHRAFALNPQYGSVTKISFVNEQSYTIDFIC; from the coding sequence ATGAAACAAATCTTCCTCATACGCCACTTTAAATGTGCCAACGCCGATGGCCTCTGCTATGGCCAAACCGATTTGCTTCCCGATGCCGGTTTCGATGATAGCCTCGCTTCCCTTCGAGCCACACTTTTGGGATTTGAAGTGGAAAAGGTTGTTTCCAGCCCCTTGAGCCGCTGCCTTCTTATTGCCGAAGAACTTGATTCTTCCTCACCAGTAAGCATTGAACCATGCCTTATGGAGATAGATTTTGGAAGGTGGGAGAATAAACTCTGGACCGACATTCCCCGCCACGAGCTCGATACTTGGGGCACTTCATTTATGGATTGCGCCCCGCATGGTGGCGAAACGTTTCGGCAACTCTATAACCGAACATGGGCCGCTTTTCAGGAGGTTCGGCAGCTTCCTTACAACCGAATTGCAGTGGTTACGCATGCCGGACCTATTCGCGCCATACTCGCCGGATTGCTTGAAATGCCGCTTCACCGAGCTTTTGCTCTTAACCCTCAGTATGGCTCTGTTACTAAAATATCCTTTGTAAATGAACAAAGCTATACTATCGACTTTATTTGTTAG